In a single window of the Bufo bufo chromosome 5, aBufBuf1.1, whole genome shotgun sequence genome:
- the KIAA1143 gene encoding uncharacterized protein KIAA1143 homolog has product MSKRNQVSYVKPAEPSFLKKFKKDVGYKEGPTVDTKRENLPVMDDSDGSDKEDELPQVVVLKEGHLSAEEVMNIKQQLKSSKDEEPAPADGKILFKKPTKRSTGEKFTGINASSSKKQKNEEVRESSSAKSSQKHVRNTSLLSFDDEEEEDED; this is encoded by the exons ATGAGTAAAAGAAATCAAGTGTCGTATGTGAAGCCTGCGGAGCCTTCCTTCCTGAAAAAGTTTAAGAAGGATGTTGGCTACAAAGAAGGGCCAACCGTGGACACCAAG CGAGAGAATCTTCCAGTGATGGACGACAGTGATGGCAGTGATAAGGAGGATGAACTACCTCAGGTTGTGGTGCTTAAGGAGGGCCACCTGTCGGCAGAAGAGGTGATGAACATTAAACAGCAGCTCAAAAGTTCAAAAG ATGAGGAACCAGCCCCCGCAGATGGAAAAATTTTGTTCAAAAAGCCGACCAAGCGTTCCACTGGTGAGAAGTTTACAGGTATAAATGCATCCTCCAGCAAGAAGCAGAAGAATGAAGAAGTCAGGGAATCGTCCTCGGCTAAATCCAGTCAAAAGCATGTGCGGAATACCAGCTTACTTTCatttgatgatgaggaggaggaggatgaagattaG